Proteins encoded together in one Vicia villosa cultivar HV-30 ecotype Madison, WI unplaced genomic scaffold, Vvil1.0 ctg.000015F_1_1_5, whole genome shotgun sequence window:
- the LOC131621954 gene encoding uncharacterized protein LOC131621954 — protein sequence MASWSAENAIKAYLSTLKMDEKAKEPSVAEFISALAAGNNAQLMVVACAGAADSTTLALIAAANQTNGNVICVVPNNQDLIASKNFLGADSNKVKFMIGKGAEELDVLSTADFVVIDCNLVNHEEIVKLVQIGDGNKQKGVVIVGCNAFGCKGSWRTCGSKTQLLPIGEGLLVTRFGENKAISHKYGSGMNKSVRSRWIVKVDNCTGEEHVFRVRLSQGVI from the exons ATGGCTTCTTGGTCTGCAGAAAATGCCATCAAAGCCTATCTCAGCACTTTGAAAATG GATGAAAAGGCTAAAGAACCATCTGTTGCCGAATTTATATCAGCACTAGCAGCTGGAAACAATGCACAATTAATGGTTGTTGCTTGTGCTGGTGCAGCTGATTCAACAACACTTGCACTAATTGCTGCTGCTAATCAAACTAATGGAAATGTAATATGCGTTGTACCTAATAATCAAGATCTAATTGCATCCAAGAATTTCCTAGGAGCAGATTCTAATAAAGTGAAGTTCATGATTGGAAAAGGAGCAGAAGAATTAGATGTATTAAGCACAGCTGATTTTGTGGTAATTGATTGTAATCTTGTGAACCATGAAGAGATTGTCAAATTAGTACAAATTGGTGATGGTAATAAGCAAAAGGGTGTAGTTATCGTTGGTTGCAATGCTTTTGGTTGTAAAGGGTCTTGGAGAACAtgtggatccaaaactcaattgCTTCCTATTGGTGAAGGGTTGTTGGTGACAAGATTTGGAGAAAACAAAGCTATTAGTCATAAATATGGATCTGGAATGAATAAGAGTGTTCGAAGTCGTTGGATTGTGAAGGTTGATAATTGTACTGGGGAAGAACATGTTTTTAGAGTTAGACTTTCCCAAGGAGTGATTTAG
- the LOC131621948 gene encoding uncharacterized protein LOC131621948: MAEIPFSDFATNPSNPYYLHPNENPSLTLVTPPLDHSNYISWSRSMRVALISKNKLRFIDGTFVQPAQGHLLHDPWLRCNNMVLSWLQRSISENIAQSILWIDQAHAVWKNLETRFAQGDIFKVSDLQDDLSNLHQGTLDVSTYFTKLTSIWEQIDSLRPTRDCTCAIPCTCGAATDLRKYKDQDRVLKFLKGLTDSFATVRSQIFLLEPIPSLEKTFSMVLGQERRSHVPLSDSTDISSMAMAFHPTTAFGGASSRGRGRTSPGRGNFPPRTCTHCGRHNHTNPAPAITLSPLLQNNLWLPFNTNTTKYFSSYNNIKSLLLLSLMDALKMVLPSLM, translated from the exons ATGGCAGAAATCCCCTTTTCTGATTTCGCCACCAATCCCTCAAACCCTTATTACCTTCACCCCAATGAAAACCCTTCCCTCACCCTCGTCACACCCCCTCTTGATCATAGCAATTACATTTCTTGGTCAAGATCGATGAGAGTTGCCCTAATTTCAAAGAACAAACTTCGTTTTATCGACGGAACCTTTGTTCAACCTGCTCAAGGTCACCTCTTGCACGATCCATGGCTCCGCTGCAACAACATGGTCCTCTCATGGCTTCAACGTTCTATATCAGAAAACATTGCTCAATCAATTCTCTGGATCGATCAAGCTCATGCTGTTTGGAAAAATTTGGAAACAAGATTTGCTCAAGGTGACATTTTCAAAGTTTCAGATCTGCAAGATGACCTCTCCAACCTCCATCAAGGAACCCTAGACGTTTCAACATATTTCACTAAACTCACCTCAATTTGGGAACAAATCGATTCGCTTCGTCCAACACGTGATTGCACTTGCGCCATCCCCTGCACATGTGGAGCTGCTACTGATCTTCGGAAATACAAAGACCAAGATCGTGTTCTCAAATTCCTCAAAGGCCTCACTGATTCTTTCGCAACGGTTCGTTCTCAAATATTTCTTCTAGAACCCATTCCCTCTTTGGAGAAAACCTTCTCCATGGTCTTAGGTCAAGAACGCAGATCTCATGTGCCTCTCTCTGACTCCACTGATATCTCTTCGATGGCGATGGCTTTTCACCCTACTACTGCCTTTGGGGGAGCTTCATCTCGTGGTCGTGGCAGAACATCCCCAGGTCGTGGCAATTTTCCCCCACGCACTTGTACTCACTGCGGTCGTCACAATCACACT AATCCAGCTCCAGCGATCACACTATCACCTCTCCTCCAGAACAATCTTTGGCTTCCATtcaacaccaatacaaccaaaTACTTCAGCTCCTACAACAACATCAAATCTCTCCTGCTCCTATCCCTGATGGATGCCCTCAAGATGGTGCTACCCTCCCTAATGTGA